One region of Vibrio pelagius genomic DNA includes:
- the elyC gene encoding envelope biogenesis factor ElyC, with product MFELKKVVSSLLMPLPAMLILAFLGLALVMFTTKRKTGCLITLSALCGIFLIAFQPVSSQLLMPMERQHTAFLPTNESIDYVMVLGSGHVVDDQIPPTSELSRTGLMRLSEGIRIQRIYPGARLILSGYGGGTEVSNARMMAKVALALGVSKRDIILLETAKDTWEEARQAAAFVKNKRMVLVTSASHMQRALNEFHDAGMKPIPAPTNFLAQEGIEQPWNKYMPKAIYLEQTERYWHETMGLVWQSLRDWLDNQSTEMEEPMIIPEPSMLEEELSAASDALPTSGAQPAI from the coding sequence ATGTTTGAGCTGAAAAAAGTAGTGTCTTCACTGTTGATGCCACTGCCAGCAATGTTAATTCTCGCTTTTCTGGGGCTAGCCCTTGTTATGTTCACTACAAAACGTAAAACAGGGTGCCTTATCACGCTCTCTGCACTTTGTGGTATTTTCCTGATCGCGTTCCAACCCGTTTCTAGCCAACTTCTTATGCCAATGGAACGACAACACACCGCATTTTTGCCGACAAATGAATCTATCGACTATGTGATGGTATTGGGTAGTGGCCATGTCGTAGACGACCAAATCCCGCCTACATCTGAACTCAGCCGAACAGGCCTGATGAGATTGAGTGAAGGCATCCGCATTCAACGAATCTATCCCGGTGCTAGATTGATTTTATCTGGCTATGGTGGTGGTACTGAAGTCAGTAATGCACGCATGATGGCGAAGGTTGCCTTGGCCTTGGGTGTGTCTAAACGAGACATTATCCTACTTGAGACAGCTAAAGATACGTGGGAAGAAGCGCGTCAGGCTGCTGCATTTGTGAAAAACAAACGAATGGTACTCGTGACTTCCGCCAGCCATATGCAGCGCGCTCTCAACGAATTTCATGATGCAGGAATGAAGCCGATTCCAGCGCCTACCAATTTTCTGGCTCAAGAAGGCATTGAGCAACCTTGGAACAAGTACATGCCAAAAGCGATCTACTTAGAGCAGACCGAACGATATTGGCATGAAACGATGGGGTTAGTTTGGCAATCATTGCGCGATTGGCTAGATAACCAAAGCACCGAAATGGAAGAGCCAATGATCATCCCCGAACCTTCAATGCTTGAAGAAGAGCTCTCTGCCGCCTCCGATGCACTACCAACAAGTGGCGCACAACCAGCCATTTAA